The following are from one region of the Fusarium verticillioides 7600 chromosome 1, whole genome shotgun sequence genome:
- a CDS encoding NAD(P)H-dependent D-xylose reductase xyl1, whose amino-acid sequence MVNVPTIKLNSGFDMPQIGFGLWKVDDNCADVVYEAIKAGYRLLDGACDYGNEKACGEGVARAIKDGIVKREDLFIVSKLWQTYHDKENVEPITRKQLADWQIDYFDLFLIHFPVALEYVDPKVRYPPGWHYDDAGTEIRWSKATNEETWGAMEGLVEKGLAKSIGISNFQAQSIYDLLKYAKIRPATLQVELHPYHQQTELVRLAKAEGIALTAYSSFGPAGFMELDMDIAKSASPLMQHEVFTGLASKYNKTAAQVLLRWATQQGLAVIPKSTTPEYMAQNFDCVGWDIDEEDMKRIARMNLNLKFNKPTNVSFHYHLITKDDTDHS is encoded by the exons ATGGTCAACGTTCCTACTATCAAGCTAAACAGCGGCTTCGACATGCCCCAGATTGGCTTCGGCCTCTGGAAGGTTGACGACAACTGTGCTGATGTTGTCtacgaggccatcaaggctggaTACCGTCTCCTCGACGGTGCTTGCG ATTACGGAAATGAGAAGGCCTGCGGTGAGGGTGTCGCCCGCGCTATCAAGGATGGTATCGTGAAGCGTGAggacctcttcatcgtctccaAGCTCTGGCAGACCTACCACGACAAGGAGAACGTCGAGCCCATTACCCGCAAACAGCTCGCCGACTGGCAGATCGACTACTttgacctcttcctcatccactTCCCCGTCGCCCTCGAGTACGTCGACCCCAAGGTCCGCTACCCCCCTGGCTGGCACTACGACGACGCCGGCACCGAGATCCGATGGAGCAAGGCCACCAACGAGGAGACTTGGGGCGCCATGGAGGGCCTCGTTGAGAAGGGTCTTGCCAAGTCCATTGGCATCTCCAACTTCCAGGCTCAGTCCATCTACGATCTCCTCAAGTACGCCAAGATCCGACCTGCCACCCTCCAGGTCGAGCTTCACCCCTACCACCAGCAGACCGAGCTTGTCCGCCTCGCCAAGGCTGAGGGCATTGCTCTGACTGCTTACTCCTCTTTCGGCCCTGCTGGCTTCATGGAGCTTGATATGGACATTGCCaagtctgcttctcctctcATGCAGCACGAGGTCTTCACTGGCCTCGCCAGCAAGTACAACAAGACCGCCGCTCAGGTCCTCCTCCGATGGGCCACACAGCAAGGTCTTGCTGTCATCCCCAAGAGCACCACACCTGAGTACATGGCCCAGAACTTCGACTGTGTCGGCTGGgatattgatgaggaggacatGAAGCGCATTGCCAGAATGAACCTTaacctcaagttcaacaagccCACCAACGTAAGTTTTCACTACCATTTGATTACCAAAGATGATACTGACCATTCCTAG
- a CDS encoding adenylate cyclase has product MPGSDKENDGHAHIEVPSDSDKPSPRPDGESSPGLRNSKGWDGKLRMPKSASMTNPEALTDSDYSDDENVMKGEQIDADEDLLDDEDPETDEIMCSHSRIASISSLRLERFKNVSRICLRQNSIEQIDGLSALAETLEDLDLYDNLIPHIRGLDELTNLTSLDLSFNKIKHIKHINHLTKLKELYLVANKIGKIEGLEGLDKLTSLELGSNRIREIKNLDSLKAIEELWLAKNKITELTGLGGMPNLRLLSIQSNRIRDLSPLKDVPTLEELYISHNMLESLEGLEHNPKLHVLDISNNKITSIKGLESLAELEELWASYNLIGDYKEVAKYLADKKELTTVYFEGNPLQLQEPVAYRNRIRMTLPQVKQIDATFVRT; this is encoded by the exons ATGCCTGGATCCGATAAAGAAAACGACGGCCATGCGCACATCGAAGTCCCTAGTGACAGCGACAAGCCTTCACCGCGCCCAGATGGCGAGTCAAGCCCTGGCCTCAGGAACAGCAAGGGTTGGGATGGCAAGCTTCGCATGCCAAAGTCAGCTTCCATGACAAACCCAGAGGCTCTCACCGATTCTGACTACTCCGACGATGAGAATGTCATGAAGGGAGAGCAGATCGACGCTGATGAGG ATCTCCTCGATGACGAAGATCCCGAGACGGACGAAATTATGTGTTCGCACTCTCGAATCGCTTCGATTTCCTCTCTACGCCTCGAACGCTTCAAGAATGTTTCCCGTATCTGCCTTCGCCAAAACAGCATCGAGCAAATCGACGGCCTATCCGCCCTAGCCGAAACCCTCGAAGACCTAGACCTCTACGACAACCTCATTCCGCACATTCGCGGCCTCGACGAGCTAACAAACCTTACAAGTCTCGATCTGAGCTTCAACAAAATCAAGCATATCAAGCACATCAACCACTTGACAAAACTCAAGGAATTATACCTTGTCGCCAACAAGATTGGCAAAATCGAGGGGCTGGAGGGGTTGGATAAGTTGacatctcttgagcttggatcgAACCGCATTCGCGAAATCAAGAATCTCGACTCTCTGAAGGCGATCGAAGAGCTTTggttggccaagaacaagattaCTGAGCTCACTGGTCTCGGTGGTATGCCTAACCTTCGACTACTGAGCATTCAGTCCAACCGTATACGCGATTTGTCACCACTCAAGGACGTCCCTACGCTTGAAGAGCTATACATTTCACACAACATGTTGGAATCTCTAGAGGGTCTGGAGCACAACCCCAAGCTACATGTGCTGGATATCTCaaacaacaagatcaccagcatcaagggTCTCGAGTCACTTGCCGAGCTGGAAGAGTTGTGGGCCAGCTATAATCTCATTGGCGATTATAAGGAGGTTGCCAAATATCTTGCTGATAAGAAAGAATTGACGACGGTGTATTTTGAAGGAAACCCGCTGCAACTGCAGGAACCTGTGGCATATAGGAACAGGATCCGAATGACCTTGCCGCAGGTCAAACAGATTGATGCCA CATTTGTTCGAACATGA
- a CDS encoding protein transporter SEC61 subunit beta — translation MSSPRPSSPVNGGAAASGANIGRPSSPAIPGGPRTAIRRRAAADQKEKIANARPSSTRAAGAGGSSSTMLRLYTDESPGLKVDPVVVLVLSLVFIFSVVALHIIAKITRKFSS, via the exons atg TCTtctcctcgtccttcttccCCCGTCAACGGCGGCGCTGCTGCCAGCGGTGCTAACATCGGCCGTCCCTCATCGCCTGCTATCCCTGGTGGTCCCCGTACTGCTATCCGACGACGCGCTGCTGCCgaccagaaggagaagattgccAATGCTAGACCAAGCAGCACTCGCGCCGCTGGCGCCGGTGGTTCCAGTAGCACCATGCTGC GACTTTACACCGATGAGTCGCCTGGTCTGAAGGTCGACCCTGTTGTCGTTCTCGTTCTGTCccttgtcttcatcttcagcgtCGTTGCTCTTCACA TTATCGCCAAGATCACCCGAAAGTTCTCCAGCTAA
- a CDS encoding protein CSN12, with protein sequence MNTLFDQFAEAHSQKNGYKLAQTLSPVAPPDDPHRLMAVWRSTNSHSVKGDIKHFVKSSTSHRRKMSHDESTGWVEVYTSYWKAIAEILAGESGKSTWTKVYEAWKELTSVLIRGYNSHSFEAWTIPSLYMVGKYLRLFAIKSDEERQPKTFDNGPGASLISDDFDPETDKQLQLRDCEGHLKRIFSLCLNDRAPLEESRKWGIYFVINLLFKTYFKLNSASLSRTILKTLAVYNDKGDMPPLEMFPKSQRVTFKFYEGVLLFLEENYNKAESHLNEAWQLCHKDALRQSERILTYLIPCRLLTSHVLPTKALLENYPRLQGLFLPLANCIKSGNLQAFDKALQDGEAEFVKRRIYLTLERGRDIALRNLLRKVFIAGGFDEPKEGETTPVRRTRIPVAEFQAAVSMGSGHTVDPDEVECMLANMIYKELMKGYIARERGIVVLSKKGAFPGTGL encoded by the exons ATGAACACCCTCTTCGATCAGTTTGCGGAAGCTCATTCCCAGAAAAATGGTTACAAACTTGCGCAAACACTATCGCCAGTAGCTCCGCCAGATGACCCTCATCGCCTCATGGCTGTTTGGCGTAGTACGAATTCTCACAGCGTTAAGGGCGACATCAAGCACTTTGTCAAGAGCAGCACATCCCATCGACGGAAaatgagccatgatgaaagcaCGGGCTGGGTTGAGGTGTACACCTCATATTGGAAAGCTATTGCTGAGATCTTGGCGGGAGAGAGCGGAAAG TCTACGTGGACTAAAGTATATGAGGCATGGAAGGAACTGACCTCAGTACTCATACGCGGATACAACTCACACAGTTTCGAAGCGTGGACTATCCCCTCACTCTATATGGTGGGCAAGTACCTACGATTATTTGCGATTAAATCCGACGAGGAGCGCCAACCGAAGACTTTTGACAATGGCCCTGGAGCTTCGTTGATATCGGACGATTTCGACCCAGAAACGGATAAGCAACTTCAATTAAGAGACTGCGAAGGACATCTCAAACGCATCTTTTCGCTTTGTCTTAATGACAG AGCACCCCTTGAGGAATCACGGAAATGGGGTATCTACTTCGTTATCAACCTTCTTTTCAAGACCTACTTCAAGTTGAACTCGGCTTCCTTGTCGCGAACTATCCTTAAGACGCTGGCTGTGTACAATGACAAGGGCGATATGCCGCCTCTGGAAATGTTCCCAAAGTCCCAGCGAGTGACTTTCAAGTTTTACGAGGGCGTATTACTATTCCTTGAGGAGAATTACAATAAG GCCGAATCCCATCTTAATGAAGCGTGGCAACTATGTCACAAAGACGCTCTCCGTCAATCCGA ACGAATCCTGACCTATCTCATCCCTTGCCGCCTCCTCACCAGTCATGTCCTTCCTACCAAAGCCCTTCTCGAGAATTATCCTCGTCTACAGGGACTCTTCCTGCCTCTGGCCAACTGTATCAAATCCGGTAACCTACAAGCCTTCGATAAGGCTCTACAAGATGGTGAGGCTGAGTTCGTCAAGCGGCGTATTTACCTTACCCTTGAGAGAGGCCGAGACATCGCCTTGCGTAACCTGCTACGTAAGGTCTTCATTGCTGGTGGCTTTGACGAACCAAAAGAGGGCGAGACGACCCCGGTTCGCCGTACAAGAATACCTGTGGCCGAGTTCCAGGCTGCAGTTAGCATGGGAAGCGGCCATACGGTCGACCCGGATGAAGTCGAGTGCATGCTGGCCAATATGATTTACAAA GAACTTATGAAAGGTTATATCGCACGAGAACGAGGCATCGTGGTATTGTCCAAGAAAGGCGCCTTCCCCGGCACAGGATTGTGA
- a CDS encoding 60S ribosomal protein L20, producing the protein MSSGRLQEYEVIGRHLPTEANPTPALYRMTIFAPNETVAKSRYWYFLRGLKKVKKATGEIVSVKTIHEKHPLKVKNFGIWIRYDSRSGTHNMYKEYRELSRTDAVESLYSDMAARHRARFRSIHILRVVEIEKTEDIKRPYIRQLTQKGLSFPLPHRITKENTKKLFSAKRPSTFA; encoded by the exons atgtcttcagGCCGTCTTCAGGAATACGAGGTCATTGGGCGCCACTTGCCCACCGAGGCTAACCCTACCCCCGCCCTCTACCGCATGACCATCTTCGCTCCCAACGAGACGGTCGCCAAGTCCCGATACTGGTACTTCTTGCGcggtctcaagaaggtcaagaaggccactGGTGAGATTGTCAGCGTCAAGACT ATCCACGAGAAGCACcccctcaaggtcaagaacttTGGCATCTGGATCCGATATGACTCTCGTTCCGGCACGCACAACATGTACAAGGAGTACCGTGAGCTGTCCCGAACAGATGCTGTCGAGTCTCTCTACTCCGACATGGCTGCCCGCCACCGTGCTCGTTTCAGGTCCATCCAC ATCCTCCGCGTCgtcgagattgagaagacCGAGGACATCAAGCGACCCTACATCCGCCAGCTGACCCAGAAGGGACTCAGCTTCCCTCTCCCCCACCGCATCACCAAGgagaacaccaagaagctcttcagcGCGAAGCGACCTTCCACTTTCGCTTAG
- a CDS encoding 60S ribosomal protein L20, translating into MGRLQEYEVIGRHLPTEANPTPALYRMTIFAPNETVAKSRYWYFLRGLKKVKKATGEIVSVKTIHEKHPLKVKNFGIWIRYDSRSGTHNMYKEYRELSRTDAVESLYSDMAARHRARFRSIHILRVVEIEKTEDIKRPYIRQLTQKGLSFPLPHRITKENTKKLFSAKRPSTFA; encoded by the exons ATGG GCCGTCTTCAGGAATACGAGGTCATTGGGCGCCACTTGCCCACCGAGGCTAACCCTACCCCCGCCCTCTACCGCATGACCATCTTCGCTCCCAACGAGACGGTCGCCAAGTCCCGATACTGGTACTTCTTGCGcggtctcaagaaggtcaagaaggccactGGTGAGATTGTCAGCGTCAAGACT ATCCACGAGAAGCACcccctcaaggtcaagaacttTGGCATCTGGATCCGATATGACTCTCGTTCCGGCACGCACAACATGTACAAGGAGTACCGTGAGCTGTCCCGAACAGATGCTGTCGAGTCTCTCTACTCCGACATGGCTGCCCGCCACCGTGCTCGTTTCAGGTCCATCCAC ATCCTCCGCGTCgtcgagattgagaagacCGAGGACATCAAGCGACCCTACATCCGCCAGCTGACCCAGAAGGGACTCAGCTTCCCTCTCCCCCACCGCATCACCAAGgagaacaccaagaagctcttcagcGCGAAGCGACCTTCCACTTTCGCTTAG
- a CDS encoding NAD(P)H-dependent D-xylose reductase xyl1 codes for MVNVPTIKLNSGFDMPQIGFGLWKVDDNCADVVYEAIKAGYRLLDGACDYGNEKACGEGVARAIKDGIVKREDLFIVSKLWQTYHDKENVEPITRKQLADWQIDYFDLFLIHFPVALEYVDPKVRYPPGWHYDDAGTEIRWSKATNEETWGAMEGLVEKGLAKSIGISNFQAQSIYDLLKYAKIRPATLQVELHPYHQQTELVRLAKAEGIALTAYSSFGPAGFMELDMDIAKSASPLMQHEVFTGLASKYNKTAAQVLLRWATQQGLAVIPKSTTPEYMAQNFDCVGWDIDEEDMKRIARMNLNLKFNKPTNYFPTEKLWIFA; via the exons ATGGTCAACGTTCCTACTATCAAGCTAAACAGCGGCTTCGACATGCCCCAGATTGGCTTCGGCCTCTGGAAGGTTGACGACAACTGTGCTGATGTTGTCtacgaggccatcaaggctggaTACCGTCTCCTCGACGGTGCTTGCG ATTACGGAAATGAGAAGGCCTGCGGTGAGGGTGTCGCCCGCGCTATCAAGGATGGTATCGTGAAGCGTGAggacctcttcatcgtctccaAGCTCTGGCAGACCTACCACGACAAGGAGAACGTCGAGCCCATTACCCGCAAACAGCTCGCCGACTGGCAGATCGACTACTttgacctcttcctcatccactTCCCCGTCGCCCTCGAGTACGTCGACCCCAAGGTCCGCTACCCCCCTGGCTGGCACTACGACGACGCCGGCACCGAGATCCGATGGAGCAAGGCCACCAACGAGGAGACTTGGGGCGCCATGGAGGGCCTCGTTGAGAAGGGTCTTGCCAAGTCCATTGGCATCTCCAACTTCCAGGCTCAGTCCATCTACGATCTCCTCAAGTACGCCAAGATCCGACCTGCCACCCTCCAGGTCGAGCTTCACCCCTACCACCAGCAGACCGAGCTTGTCCGCCTCGCCAAGGCTGAGGGCATTGCTCTGACTGCTTACTCCTCTTTCGGCCCTGCTGGCTTCATGGAGCTTGATATGGACATTGCCaagtctgcttctcctctcATGCAGCACGAGGTCTTCACTGGCCTCGCCAGCAAGTACAACAAGACCGCCGCTCAGGTCCTCCTCCGATGGGCCACACAGCAAGGTCTTGCTGTCATCCCCAAGAGCACCACACCTGAGTACATGGCCCAGAACTTCGACTGTGTCGGCTGGgatattgatgaggaggacatGAAGCGCATTGCCAGAATGAACCTTaacctcaagttcaacaagccCACCAAC TACTTCCCTACTGAGAAGCTCTGGATCTTCGCTTAA